One genomic window of Pocillopora verrucosa isolate sample1 chromosome 8, ASM3666991v2, whole genome shotgun sequence includes the following:
- the LOC131788812 gene encoding pyroglutamylated RF-amide peptide receptor-like, whose product MVVSDTANYVITTILLTLVAVDIAGNTLLCLIIKRHLQMRIPINYLLVNLAISDILYATFITPKIVVSFNIVHPDGTAGSVLCKLVTGGNLAWLPGITSVVTLVAIAVERYYTVLYPLDPDRKLTHRKLKVIVITSWVFSIIFNIPKFLVRTFDNQKNHCVQTWPKKWMIKAYSLAWLFLVVVSVGIMIVLYSKVVYTLWCKPNDGNPLNYQQRSVLKVRKRVTLMVLAVSVIFAICWGAESIEYVLRFLTTLNITFVHITIVDMLVLFNSAVNPFVYALLNHQFRQKISGVLCCKSSVIAPRPRAETGTEESVADETRL is encoded by the exons ATGGTCGTGTCTGATACAGCTAATTACGTGATCACCACCATACTGTTAACGCTTGTCGCTGTGGACATTGCAGGAAATACATTGCTTTGTTTGATTATAAAACGACACCTTCAGATGAG GATTCCCATAAATTATCTACTCGTGAACCTGGCTATTTCCGATATCCTGTATGCAACATTTATCACACCAAAGATTGTTGTAAGCTTCAATATAGTACACCCGGATGGAACTGCAGGCTCAGTCCTCTGTAAGTTGGTGACAGGTGGAAATCTGGCGTGGCTTCCTGGAATTACCTCAGTTGTTACTTTGGTAGCTATTGCTGTTGAACGATATTATACTGTGCTTTATCCACTGGATCCAGATAGAAAGCTGACCCACCGTAAGCTTAAG GTGATCGTCATTACTTCTTGGGTGTTCTCAATAATTTTCAACATACCAAAATTTCTCGTCAGGACATTTGATAACCAGAAAAATCATTGTGTGCAAACCTGGCCCAAAAAGTGGATGATTAAAGCCTACAGCTTGGCGTGGTTGTTTCTGGTTGTAGTTTCCGTTGGCATAATGATTGTGTTATACTCTAAAGTGGTATACACGTTATGGTGCAAACCCAATGATGGCAACCCACTAAACTATCAACAACGG AGTGTGCTTAAGGTACGGAAACGCGTCACTTTGATGGTCCTAGCTGTCAGTGTCATATTTGCGATTTGTTGGGGAGCAGAGTCAATTGAATACGTCCTAAGATTTCTCACGACTCTGAACATCACGTTCGTCCATATTACTATCGTTGACATGTTGGTGTTGTTTAATTCAGCTGTTAATCCATTTGTATATGCCCTCCTGAACCATCAATTCAGACAGAAGATCAGCGGAGTGCTGTGCTGCAAAAGTTCTGTGATAGCACCCAGGCCTCGAGCTGAAACCGGTACGGAGGAAAGTGTTGCTGATGAAACTAGGCTTTAG